The genomic region TAAAGTATCGGAATTGGACGGCAAATGCACAGCGCCAAGGGAATCTGATAGGCTATATTAGGCGCTGTGAAACGAGGTCGGCCAAGTCCTGCCGCCTCGAGCTAACCATCGCCAAACCAAGGAAGTTCTTATGCCCAAAGTAACGTTTATCACCCAAGACAAGGAAGCAGTCGTCGTCGACAACGTGGAAGGATCGCTGATGGAAATCGCGGTCGACCATGGTATCGAGGGCATCGAAGGGGATTGCGGCGGCGTGTGTTCCTGCTCGACCTGCCATGTGCTAGTGGCTCGCGAGTGGATGGACAAAGTGGGCCAGCCGGAGGACATCGAGAAAGATACCTTGGAGTTCAATCCAGACGTGACTCCGCGCAGCCGTCTCTGTTGCCAGATCGAGCTTACGAAAAACCTGGATGGCTTGGTCGTGGAAGTGCCCT from Pelagicoccus sp. SDUM812003 harbors:
- a CDS encoding 2Fe-2S iron-sulfur cluster-binding protein, which produces MPKVTFITQDKEAVVVDNVEGSLMEIAVDHGIEGIEGDCGGVCSCSTCHVLVAREWMDKVGQPEDIEKDTLEFNPDVTPRSRLCCQIELTKNLDGLVVEVPSTL